A window from Tenacibaculum singaporense encodes these proteins:
- a CDS encoding dipeptidase, which yields MQNVKDYIAQHKDRFINELIDLLKIPSVSADPAFNQDVLNTADTVKESLEKAGCDKVEICETPGYPIVYGEKIIDPNLPTVLVYGHYDVQPADPIDLWTSPPFDPVIKKTDIHPEGAIFARGACDDKGQMYMHVKALEYMTHTGNLPCNVKFMIEGEEEVGSESLAWFVPRNKEKLANDVILISDTGMIANDIPSITTGLRGLSYVEVEVTGPNRDLHSGLYGGAVANPINILTQMIASLHDENNHITIPGFYDKVEELSREERDEMAKAPFSLEEYKAALDIDDVHGEAGYTTNERNSIRPTLDVNGIWGGYTGEGAKTVIASKAYAKISMRLVPGQEWEEITELFKKHFESIAPKSVKVEVKPHHGGQGYVTPIDNIGYQAASKAYQETFGVTPIPQRSGGSIPIVALFEQELKSKTILMGFGLNSDAIHSPNEHFGVWNYLKGIETIPYFYQYFTELSK from the coding sequence ATGCAAAACGTAAAAGATTATATAGCTCAACATAAAGATCGTTTTATTAATGAGCTTATCGATTTATTAAAAATTCCATCAGTAAGTGCTGATCCAGCCTTTAATCAAGACGTATTAAATACTGCTGATACTGTAAAAGAAAGTTTAGAAAAAGCAGGCTGTGATAAAGTAGAAATTTGTGAAACTCCTGGATATCCTATCGTTTATGGAGAAAAAATAATAGATCCTAATTTACCAACAGTATTGGTATATGGTCATTACGATGTACAGCCGGCAGACCCTATCGATTTATGGACTTCTCCTCCATTTGATCCTGTTATCAAAAAAACAGATATTCACCCTGAAGGAGCAATTTTTGCACGTGGTGCATGTGACGATAAAGGGCAAATGTATATGCATGTAAAGGCATTAGAATACATGACTCATACTGGCAACCTACCTTGTAACGTAAAATTTATGATTGAAGGTGAAGAAGAAGTAGGTTCAGAAAGTTTAGCTTGGTTTGTTCCTAGAAATAAAGAAAAGTTAGCTAATGACGTAATTTTAATTTCCGATACAGGAATGATTGCCAACGACATCCCTTCTATTACTACTGGTTTACGTGGTTTAAGTTATGTAGAAGTTGAAGTTACTGGACCTAATAGAGACTTACATTCTGGTTTATATGGAGGTGCGGTAGCAAACCCTATCAACATTTTAACACAAATGATTGCTTCATTACACGATGAAAACAATCATATTACCATCCCTGGATTTTATGATAAAGTAGAAGAATTGTCTCGTGAAGAGCGTGATGAAATGGCGAAAGCACCTTTCTCATTAGAAGAATACAAGGCTGCTTTAGATATTGATGATGTTCATGGAGAAGCTGGTTATACTACTAACGAGCGTAACTCTATCCGTCCTACTTTAGATGTAAACGGAATTTGGGGAGGATATACAGGTGAAGGAGCAAAAACTGTTATTGCTTCAAAAGCCTACGCTAAAATTTCAATGCGTTTAGTACCAGGGCAAGAATGGGAAGAAATTACTGAATTATTCAAAAAACATTTTGAAAGTATTGCTCCAAAATCAGTAAAAGTAGAGGTAAAACCTCATCATGGAGGTCAAGGATATGTAACTCCTATTGATAATATTGGCTACCAAGCTGCAAGTAAAGCATACCAAGAAACCTTTGGAGTAACTCCTATTCCGCAACGAAGCGGAGGAAGCATTCCAATTGTTGCTTTGTTTGAGCAAGAATTAAAGAGTAAGACTATTTTAATGGGATTCGGATTAAATTCTGATGCCATTCACTCACCAAACGAGCATTTTGGAGTGTGGAATTACTTGAAAGGAATTGAAACAATTCCATATTTTTATCAGTATTTTACGGAATTATCAAAATAA
- the cls gene encoding cardiolipin synthase, protein MITTLLIILYIAIIATVAVIIINTSTPPKAIAYLFLLILFPIGGIIIYLTVGINHRTYKLYNKKLEVDKSIFFELKEKLKNYTEKTLSTSKSHLGHFYNLTKFIHKENVLTNNNKVSLLLNGECKFPEVIKALKAAKNHIHIEYYIFQNDTIGKQIGDVLKEKAKEGVKVRFIYDDFGSKDIRKSFVKSLIDSGVEAYPFYKIKWLLLANRINYRNHRKIIVIDGKVGFVGGVNVSERYINPNKFNCYWRDTHIKIEGLAVLNLQRVFLADWNFCADQNVIVEEELFPVESQENSSEHKQLVQVISSGPDSDHPDIMYALIQAILLSKKEILITTPYFVPRASFLDALKIASLSGVTIKLLVPSISDSKLVNGVSNSFYKEVLEIGVEVYRYKKGFVHAKTMVFDELVCSVGTANLDERSFDLNFEINALVYDKDFASQLKNAFMEDLKNSEKIDLHKWNNRPVLIRFTERLARLLAPIL, encoded by the coding sequence TTGATAACTACACTACTTATAATTTTATACATAGCTATTATTGCTACAGTTGCTGTTATTATTATTAATACCTCAACACCACCAAAAGCAATAGCTTATCTATTTTTGTTGATTCTGTTTCCTATAGGAGGTATAATTATCTATTTAACAGTAGGAATAAATCATAGAACATATAAACTGTACAATAAAAAGCTAGAAGTAGATAAGAGTATTTTCTTTGAGCTTAAAGAAAAACTTAAAAATTATACTGAAAAAACGTTGTCAACTTCTAAAAGTCATTTAGGACATTTTTACAACCTTACGAAGTTTATACATAAAGAAAATGTTTTAACCAATAATAATAAAGTTAGTTTACTTTTAAATGGAGAATGTAAATTTCCAGAGGTTATTAAGGCTTTAAAAGCTGCTAAAAATCATATACATATAGAGTATTATATTTTTCAAAATGATACTATTGGTAAGCAAATAGGTGATGTTTTAAAAGAAAAGGCTAAAGAAGGAGTTAAAGTACGTTTTATTTATGATGATTTTGGAAGTAAGGATATTCGTAAGTCGTTTGTGAAGTCTTTAATTGATAGTGGAGTAGAGGCGTACCCTTTTTATAAAATTAAATGGTTATTGTTAGCCAATAGAATTAACTACCGAAACCATAGAAAAATTATTGTTATTGATGGTAAAGTAGGTTTTGTAGGTGGTGTGAATGTTTCTGAAAGGTATATTAATCCTAATAAATTTAATTGTTATTGGAGAGATACACATATTAAAATTGAAGGGCTTGCTGTTTTAAATTTACAACGTGTTTTTTTAGCGGATTGGAACTTTTGTGCTGATCAAAATGTTATTGTTGAAGAAGAGCTTTTTCCTGTAGAGAGTCAAGAAAATTCAAGTGAGCATAAGCAGTTAGTACAGGTAATTTCTAGCGGGCCAGATTCTGATCATCCAGATATTATGTATGCACTTATTCAAGCAATACTGTTATCAAAAAAAGAAATACTAATAACTACTCCTTATTTTGTGCCCAGAGCGTCTTTTTTAGATGCTCTTAAAATAGCTAGTTTGAGTGGAGTTACGATAAAATTATTGGTGCCAAGTATTTCAGATTCGAAATTAGTTAATGGGGTGTCAAATTCTTTTTACAAAGAAGTATTAGAAATAGGAGTAGAGGTATATAGATATAAGAAAGGGTTTGTACATGCAAAGACGATGGTGTTTGACGAGTTGGTTTGTTCTGTAGGAACAGCAAATTTAGATGAACGTAGTTTTGATTTAAATTTTGAAATTAACGCATTAGTTTATGATAAAGATTTTGCAAGTCAGTTGAAAAATGCTTTTATGGAAGATTTAAAAAACAGTGAGAAAATAGACTTACATAAATGGAATAATAGACCTGTTTTAATACGTTTTACAGAGAGATTGGCTAGATTGTTAGCTCCTATTTTGTAG
- a CDS encoding PorP/SprF family type IX secretion system membrane protein produces MKHYSILLLIIISVNVCFSQQDPQYTQYMYNTQVINPGYIGSKNAIGLGLLYRTQWAGFDGAPNTGTFTFNMPLGTLKRNAIGLSIINDEIGPSNETGITIDYAYSLLLSGRSRISFGIKGGLSILDVDYSKLNIYDENDWQFAENIDKKVQPQIGAGIYYNNDRLYLGLSVPNFFNSKHYNSDSANNSNEDAIAIERLHYFLIAGYVFDISENIKLKPATMFKWVNGSPLQADLSANFLFNNKFTLGASYRWDAAISAMAGFQITNQLFLGMGYDFQTTDIEDHSNGSYEFFLTFDIFNNPERILTPRFF; encoded by the coding sequence ATGAAACATTATTCTATATTACTATTAATAATTATTAGTGTAAATGTGTGTTTTTCTCAACAAGACCCACAATACACTCAATACATGTATAATACTCAAGTTATAAACCCAGGTTATATTGGTTCAAAAAATGCTATTGGTTTAGGTTTACTATACAGAACACAATGGGCTGGATTTGATGGAGCTCCAAATACTGGAACTTTTACTTTTAATATGCCTTTGGGTACCTTAAAACGAAACGCAATAGGACTTTCTATTATTAATGATGAAATAGGTCCTTCTAACGAAACAGGTATTACAATAGATTATGCATACTCATTACTTTTATCAGGGCGTTCAAGAATATCCTTTGGTATTAAAGGGGGACTGAGTATACTAGATGTAGATTATTCTAAACTAAACATATATGATGAAAACGATTGGCAATTTGCAGAAAACATTGACAAAAAAGTACAACCCCAAATAGGTGCAGGTATTTACTATAATAATGATAGACTTTACCTTGGGTTATCAGTGCCTAATTTTTTCAATTCAAAACATTATAATTCAGACAGTGCTAATAACAGTAATGAAGATGCCATAGCTATAGAGCGTTTACACTACTTCTTAATAGCTGGTTATGTTTTTGATATTAGCGAAAATATAAAACTTAAACCTGCAACTATGTTTAAGTGGGTTAACGGATCTCCTTTACAAGCTGATTTATCTGCAAATTTTCTATTCAACAATAAATTTACCCTTGGGGCCTCTTATCGATGGGACGCTGCAATTAGTGCCATGGCAGGATTTCAAATAACTAATCAGTTATTCTTAGGAATGGGATATGATTTTCAAACTACAGATATCGAAGACCACAGTAATGGTTCTTACGAATTCTTCTTAACGTTTGATATCTTCAATAATCCTGAACGTATACTAACACCAAGATTCTTCTAA
- a CDS encoding BlaI/MecI/CopY family transcriptional regulator, with the protein MQLSKTEEQVMQYLWKLKKAFMKDILAEFPEPKPATTTVATLLKRMKDKGFVDYTLDGKSREYFPLVKKSDYFSKHVNGLIKNFFNNSASQFASFFTEKTDLSVSELEDLKKIIDQQIKKQQ; encoded by the coding sequence ATGCAATTATCGAAAACTGAAGAACAAGTGATGCAATATTTATGGAAACTAAAAAAAGCTTTTATGAAAGATATTTTAGCAGAGTTTCCTGAACCAAAACCTGCCACAACTACAGTTGCTACACTATTAAAAAGAATGAAAGATAAAGGATTTGTAGATTACACATTGGATGGAAAATCAAGAGAATATTTTCCTTTGGTAAAAAAGTCAGACTACTTTTCAAAGCATGTAAACGGATTGATTAAAAACTTTTTTAACAATTCCGCTAGTCAATTCGCTTCTTTCTTTACCGAAAAAACAGACTTATCGGTTTCTGAATTGGAAGATTTGAAAAAAATTATCGATCAGCAAATTAAAAAGCAACAATAA
- a CDS encoding OmpA family protein: MKKHYLIFYFLFAFISSAAFAQIALVEKANTKYNTYDFIDARKIYLKVVEKNYGSAEIYRKLGNTYYFNSDYSKAAKWYYNLIDRFPNEALTIDYFRAAQCLKSINQPEEAEKLMEIYRFKGGKITSLDSYKNVADTLFKKGVHDKLFEIEKIPVNTEYSDFGPAFYGDNIVFASSRKNPTLSKEQTDDLAGWDEQPFLNLYQVPIDKDMNFGKVKAFNGNVNSPYHESTAVFTKDGNTMYFTRNNYLNGKKKRDRDHVVRLKIYKATRNGNSWENIQELPFNNDNYSVGHPTLSPEEDKLYFSSDMPGSLGMSDIWYVKILGEDIYTKPINLGNKINTSERETFPFVSDENNLYFSSDGHAGMGGLDIFVTKLEENSHGEISTFGKPINSPKDDFGFIIKEDRIGYFTSNRDGKEGSKSDDIYQIWERCEITIQGPVMDKNTGELIPNAEVTLIDSNNKEVKTVTVGNDATFTFLLNCQEQYTLRAKKEKYHPKEKVIETPNNPKTIKMPIKLNMPLALDPSDPCPPNDLGCRLTLQPIYFDYDKFNIRPDAEIELAKILVALKEYPTLKIHIESHTDSRGNDSYNSRLSENRAQATLDWFLKKGIDITRLSAKGYGESKLINKCNNQTTCSEDEHQLNRRSMFIIKE, encoded by the coding sequence ATGAAAAAGCATTATTTAATTTTTTACTTTTTATTTGCCTTTATAAGTTCTGCTGCTTTTGCTCAAATAGCACTGGTTGAAAAGGCAAACACTAAGTATAACACCTACGACTTTATAGACGCTCGAAAAATCTATTTAAAAGTTGTTGAAAAGAACTACGGATCAGCCGAAATATATAGAAAGCTAGGAAACACATACTATTTTAACAGTGATTATTCGAAAGCTGCAAAATGGTATTACAATTTAATAGACAGGTTTCCAAATGAAGCCCTTACAATTGATTATTTTAGAGCAGCACAATGTTTAAAAAGTATCAACCAACCTGAAGAAGCTGAGAAACTCATGGAAATATATAGATTCAAAGGAGGTAAAATTACTTCTTTAGATTCTTATAAAAATGTCGCTGACACTTTATTTAAAAAAGGGGTACATGACAAACTTTTTGAAATAGAAAAAATTCCTGTTAATACAGAATATTCTGATTTTGGACCAGCTTTTTATGGTGATAATATTGTCTTTGCTTCAAGTAGAAAAAATCCAACTTTATCAAAAGAACAGACTGATGATCTTGCTGGGTGGGATGAACAACCTTTCTTAAACTTATATCAAGTTCCTATAGATAAAGACATGAATTTTGGAAAAGTAAAAGCTTTTAATGGAAACGTTAATTCTCCTTATCATGAATCTACCGCTGTTTTTACAAAAGACGGAAATACCATGTATTTTACCAGAAACAACTACTTAAATGGTAAAAAGAAAAGAGATAGAGACCATGTCGTTAGGCTCAAAATATATAAAGCCACCAGAAATGGAAACTCTTGGGAGAACATACAAGAACTTCCTTTTAATAATGATAACTACTCCGTTGGACACCCAACTCTAAGTCCTGAAGAAGATAAACTATACTTTTCTTCAGACATGCCTGGTAGCTTGGGAATGTCTGATATTTGGTATGTAAAAATCTTAGGTGAAGATATTTACACAAAACCTATAAATCTTGGTAATAAAATAAACACCTCTGAAAGAGAAACTTTTCCGTTTGTTAGTGATGAAAACAACCTCTATTTCTCAAGCGATGGACATGCAGGTATGGGGGGCTTAGATATTTTTGTAACAAAACTAGAAGAAAACTCTCATGGAGAAATTTCTACTTTTGGAAAACCCATAAACAGTCCAAAAGACGATTTTGGCTTCATTATAAAAGAAGATAGAATAGGTTACTTTACATCTAATCGTGATGGTAAAGAAGGTAGTAAAAGTGATGATATTTATCAAATTTGGGAACGTTGTGAAATTACAATTCAAGGACCTGTAATGGATAAAAATACTGGTGAATTAATTCCAAATGCAGAAGTTACTTTGATTGATAGTAACAATAAAGAAGTAAAAACAGTTACTGTTGGTAACGATGCTACTTTTACTTTTCTATTAAACTGTCAAGAACAGTATACTTTGAGGGCTAAGAAAGAAAAATACCACCCGAAAGAAAAAGTTATAGAAACCCCAAATAACCCGAAAACTATAAAAATGCCTATTAAGCTAAACATGCCTTTAGCTTTAGATCCCTCTGACCCATGCCCTCCAAATGATTTAGGATGTAGATTAACGTTACAACCTATTTACTTTGATTATGATAAATTTAATATTCGTCCAGATGCTGAAATTGAATTAGCTAAAATTTTAGTTGCTTTAAAAGAATATCCTACTTTAAAAATTCATATTGAATCACATACCGATTCGAGAGGAAATGATTCTTACAATTCAAGATTATCTGAAAATAGAGCACAAGCTACATTAGATTGGTTTCTTAAAAAAGGAATTGATATAACAAGGCTAAGTGCGAAAGGATATGGAGAATCAAAACTTATTAACAAATGTAATAACCAAACTACGTGTAGTGAAGACGAACATCAACTGAATCGTAGATCCATGTTTATAATTAAAGAATAA